Proteins co-encoded in one Christiangramia fulva genomic window:
- a CDS encoding TIGR00730 family Rossman fold protein, with protein MSHKNSIQSLAVFCASSDGNDPQIFEEAYELGRKMAEKNIRLVYGGSKLGLMGQVAAGVMEAGGKATGVIPDFLKTKEVVHTGLDKLITTKDMHERKLTMNELSDAFIALPGGFGTFEELFEIVTWAQLGLHKKPIGLLNINGFYDDLLKMLHKMNEKELLKKENLDILLVADNFEELFEKMIHFEAKPVPKWMNKNQT; from the coding sequence ATGAGTCATAAAAATTCCATTCAGAGTCTTGCCGTTTTCTGCGCCAGCAGCGACGGGAACGATCCGCAAATTTTCGAAGAGGCTTATGAATTAGGCCGAAAAATGGCTGAAAAAAATATTCGTTTGGTTTACGGAGGCAGTAAACTCGGACTCATGGGGCAGGTTGCCGCAGGGGTTATGGAGGCCGGCGGAAAAGCAACCGGAGTGATTCCCGATTTCCTGAAGACGAAAGAAGTGGTTCATACCGGCCTTGATAAGTTGATCACTACCAAAGATATGCATGAGCGCAAACTTACTATGAATGAACTCAGTGATGCTTTTATCGCCTTACCCGGAGGCTTCGGAACTTTCGAGGAACTTTTTGAGATCGTCACCTGGGCACAGCTAGGTTTGCATAAAAAACCTATCGGTTTGCTTAATATCAATGGATTTTATGACGATTTACTCAAAATGCTTCATAAAATGAATGAAAAAGAGCTGCTAAAAAAGGAAAATCTCGATATCTTACTGGTTGCCGATAATTTTGAAGAATTATTCGAGAAAATGATCCATTTTGAAGCAAAACCGGTTCCGAAATGGATGAATAAAAACCAGACCTAA
- the dapA gene encoding 4-hydroxy-tetrahydrodipicolinate synthase, giving the protein MEAFVGTGVALVTPFKSDLSIDVDALHKLVQSQIDNGIEYLVVLGTTAESATLSREEKELVKAEVKKANNGRLPLVLGVGGNNTASLVNELQTGNLEGFEAILSVSPYYNKPTQEGIFRHFKAIAEASPLPIILYNVPGRTASNVLPETVNRLAREVPNIIGVKEAAGDIVQAMRLINMVPEDFKVISGDDMVALPMTLAGGKGVISVIGQGFPKEFSEMIRLGLKGDAKEAYKMHYKIAPSIDLIFAEGNPAGIKALLTKKGIIENYLKLPLVEASENLQKRIDHFVDNF; this is encoded by the coding sequence ATGGAAGCCTTTGTTGGAACTGGTGTGGCGCTGGTTACGCCATTCAAATCAGATTTATCGATAGATGTTGACGCACTGCATAAGCTGGTTCAGTCCCAAATAGATAACGGGATTGAATACCTGGTGGTGCTGGGAACGACGGCTGAAAGTGCAACTTTGAGCAGAGAAGAAAAAGAACTGGTAAAAGCTGAAGTAAAAAAGGCTAATAACGGAAGGTTACCGCTGGTTCTTGGTGTGGGAGGAAACAATACCGCTTCGCTGGTGAACGAATTGCAAACCGGAAATCTTGAAGGTTTCGAAGCTATACTATCAGTTTCTCCCTATTACAATAAACCTACGCAGGAGGGAATTTTCAGGCATTTTAAAGCAATCGCCGAAGCTTCTCCGCTACCAATTATACTTTATAATGTTCCCGGAAGAACTGCGTCAAACGTTCTACCCGAAACAGTGAACAGGCTGGCACGGGAAGTTCCTAATATCATAGGCGTGAAAGAAGCCGCCGGCGATATAGTTCAGGCCATGAGGCTGATTAATATGGTTCCTGAAGATTTCAAAGTGATTTCGGGAGATGATATGGTTGCCCTGCCAATGACCCTGGCTGGAGGAAAAGGAGTGATCTCGGTGATCGGACAGGGTTTTCCGAAGGAGTTTTCAGAAATGATACGGCTGGGATTAAAAGGCGATGCAAAAGAAGCCTATAAAATGCATTATAAAATTGCGCCATCAATAGATCTTATTTTTGCGGAAGGGAATCCTGCCGGGATCAAGGCGCTGCTTACCAAAAAAGGAATTATTGAGAATTATCTCAAACTTCCTCTGGTTGAAGCATCAGAAAATCTTCAAAAAAGAATTGATCATTTTGTAGATAATTTCTGA
- a CDS encoding DUF6913 domain-containing protein translates to MNLKRNLLKKKILKLSREAGKSELGKPKELGFVFEGISSEGIIEFIKGFKDQGWNEKQMEIIICDPQEALPRGVEAETLEMENISLSGKLKQEIELHFVKHNYDFLIGYFSEKSLPAALVFAMTAAGFKMGRKPDVFNLFDVEISANDPKVFLEESLKYLQILKAKN, encoded by the coding sequence TTGAATCTGAAAAGAAATTTACTTAAAAAGAAAATTCTGAAACTTTCCCGGGAAGCGGGAAAATCGGAATTGGGAAAACCTAAAGAACTGGGTTTCGTTTTTGAAGGGATCTCTTCGGAAGGGATCATAGAGTTTATTAAAGGTTTTAAAGATCAGGGATGGAATGAAAAACAAATGGAAATTATCATTTGTGATCCTCAGGAAGCTTTGCCTCGCGGGGTAGAAGCCGAAACCCTGGAAATGGAGAACATTAGCCTCAGCGGAAAGTTAAAACAAGAAATCGAGCTGCATTTCGTAAAGCACAATTACGATTTCCTGATTGGGTATTTTTCTGAAAAATCGCTACCGGCGGCCCTTGTGTTTGCAATGACGGCCGCGGGATTTAAAATGGGCAGAAAACCGGATGTTTTCAATCTTTTTGATGTGGAAATATCTGCTAATGATCCAAAGGTTTTCCTGGAGGAAAGCCTGAAATATTTACAAATTTTAAAAGCAAAAAATTAA
- a CDS encoding DNA-directed RNA polymerase subunit omega — protein MDFKKIDAPVNTTTYNKNLIDEPTGNIYEAISIIAKRATQINSEIKKELLEKLDEFATYNDSLDEIFENKEQIEVSKFYERLPKPQALAIEEWLEDKIYYRNTKDTEE, from the coding sequence ATGGATTTTAAGAAAATTGACGCTCCGGTTAACACCACTACTTACAACAAAAACCTTATAGATGAGCCCACAGGGAATATCTATGAAGCAATTTCAATAATTGCGAAAAGGGCCACACAGATCAATTCTGAAATCAAAAAGGAATTACTGGAAAAGCTCGATGAATTTGCTACTTATAACGATTCTCTAGACGAGATTTTTGAAAATAAGGAGCAGATAGAAGTATCTAAATTTTATGAAAGACTTCCTAAGCCACAGGCGTTGGCAATTGAGGAATGGCTTGAAGATAAAATTTACTACCGCAATACGAAAGATACCGAAGAATAG
- a CDS encoding metallophosphoesterase, whose protein sequence is MKRRQFLQTTATAGAFVGLGGLASLSFKPQHKKHLTILHTNDVHSHIEPFGPEEGRNANMGGVARRATLIEKIRQENPNTLLLDAGDIFQGTPYFNFYGGELEFKLMSKLKYDAATIGNHDFDNGIDGLYAQLPYADFDFICSNYDFSNTIMNGKTKNYRIFMKDGLKIGVFGLGVELKGLVNDKLYKETKYLDPVEVTQDMTNLLKNEQKCDLVICLSHLGYEYDHDKISDLKLAKTTQDIDLIIGGHTHTFLEKPTVVQNKAGKNVLVNQVGCYGLFLGRLDFYFDEKGEVSTEAKSMEVS, encoded by the coding sequence ATGAAAAGAAGGCAATTTTTACAAACTACAGCTACGGCGGGAGCTTTTGTGGGTCTCGGCGGTCTGGCGTCCCTCTCCTTCAAACCTCAGCATAAAAAACATCTCACCATTCTTCACACCAACGATGTGCACAGCCATATAGAACCCTTTGGGCCCGAAGAAGGCAGAAATGCCAATATGGGTGGAGTGGCCAGGAGAGCGACTTTGATCGAAAAGATCAGGCAGGAAAACCCGAATACGCTTTTGCTGGATGCCGGTGATATTTTCCAGGGAACTCCATACTTCAATTTTTACGGCGGCGAACTTGAGTTCAAACTGATGAGCAAGCTGAAGTATGACGCGGCTACCATCGGGAACCACGATTTTGACAATGGCATCGACGGATTATATGCTCAATTACCTTACGCCGACTTTGATTTTATCTGCTCGAATTACGATTTCAGCAATACCATCATGAATGGAAAAACCAAAAACTACCGTATTTTCATGAAAGACGGACTCAAAATAGGCGTTTTTGGGCTCGGTGTGGAGCTGAAAGGTTTGGTGAACGACAAACTTTACAAGGAAACCAAATATCTCGATCCGGTTGAAGTGACTCAGGATATGACCAACCTGTTAAAAAACGAACAGAAATGTGATCTCGTGATCTGCCTGTCACATTTAGGATATGAATACGATCATGATAAGATATCTGACCTGAAATTGGCAAAAACCACTCAGGATATCGATCTCATCATTGGCGGGCATACTCATACTTTCCTGGAAAAACCGACCGTTGTTCAGAATAAAGCGGGTAAAAATGTGCTCGTAAACCAGGTTGGTTGTTACGGATTATTCCTGGGCAGACTCGACTTCTATTTCGATGAAAAAGGAGAAGTTTCTACAGAAGCAAAAAGTATGGAAGTATCTTAA
- a CDS encoding VOC family protein, giving the protein MKISKLSIYSNKIKAQLKFYRDDLGFEILNYDEKSFEIKCGYSVLRFEYRENPTPYHIAFHIPDNQEKYALQWIENKTNALKNNNDKIIDFSNWQAKSVYFYDEDENIMEFISRNDFSKPKSALFSADSIVGIAEIGLATEDIPSNFEKMKQECKLEKFDGNFEHFCAVGEPSGLIITINKNKKDWFPTSDKAYSSAFELEFSHQSKNYLLKFSSNDRLNISQL; this is encoded by the coding sequence ATGAAAATCTCGAAACTTAGCATTTATTCCAATAAAATTAAAGCTCAGCTGAAGTTCTACAGGGACGATCTGGGCTTTGAGATCCTTAATTACGATGAAAAAAGTTTTGAGATAAAATGCGGGTACTCGGTGCTTCGTTTTGAATACCGGGAGAATCCTACTCCTTATCATATCGCGTTTCATATTCCAGATAATCAGGAAAAATATGCCTTGCAGTGGATCGAAAATAAAACTAATGCCTTGAAAAATAATAATGATAAGATCATCGATTTCAGTAACTGGCAGGCAAAATCGGTTTATTTTTATGATGAAGATGAAAATATCATGGAATTCATTTCCCGTAACGATTTTTCCAAACCGAAATCTGCTCTTTTTTCCGCGGATAGTATAGTGGGAATCGCCGAAATCGGACTCGCTACTGAAGATATTCCTTCAAATTTTGAAAAAATGAAGCAGGAGTGCAAACTGGAAAAATTCGATGGAAATTTTGAGCATTTCTGCGCAGTGGGAGAGCCTTCCGGACTCATTATTACCATCAATAAGAATAAAAAAGACTGGTTTCCAACAAGTGACAAAGCTTATTCTTCGGCCTTTGAACTGGAGTTTTCGCATCAGTCTAAAAATTATCTTCTGAAATTCAGCAGTAACGACAGGCTGAATATCTCACAACTTTAA
- a CDS encoding outer membrane protein assembly factor BamD: MIKKALLIVGMLTVTLSCSEYQKLLKSDDTAQKYTRAEELYNQGIEKDSDKSLKRSLRLLEQIEPQFRGKPQGQRLAYMVANAHYQLEDYYLAPFEFERFLQLYPNSDKAEEAEFKMAASYFYRSPKYNLDQTDTHKGIEKLQIYLNKYPDGEYSDKANEMATALQTKLEKKAFEIAKQYHKTQYYKAAIASFNNFLADNPGSPFREEAYFYRFDSAYLLAINSFQVLMEERLKEAKDFYETYKKYYPEGQYLPQMKDALEDINNRLQNF, encoded by the coding sequence ATGATAAAAAAGGCACTTCTTATAGTGGGTATGCTAACGGTAACGCTGTCTTGCAGCGAATATCAGAAGCTGCTAAAAAGTGATGATACAGCCCAGAAATATACCAGGGCAGAAGAATTATATAACCAGGGGATTGAAAAAGACAGCGATAAGTCGCTTAAAAGGTCATTGCGGCTTTTGGAGCAGATCGAGCCTCAGTTTCGTGGAAAACCTCAGGGACAGCGTCTTGCTTACATGGTAGCGAATGCGCATTACCAGCTTGAAGATTATTATCTGGCGCCTTTCGAATTTGAAAGATTCCTACAGTTATATCCTAATTCTGATAAAGCCGAGGAAGCAGAATTCAAAATGGCGGCAAGTTATTTTTACCGTTCCCCGAAATATAATCTTGACCAAACCGATACGCATAAAGGCATTGAAAAGTTACAAATTTACCTGAACAAATATCCTGACGGGGAATATTCAGATAAAGCCAATGAAATGGCCACTGCGCTGCAAACAAAACTTGAAAAGAAAGCTTTTGAAATAGCGAAACAATATCATAAAACTCAGTATTATAAGGCGGCGATAGCTTCTTTTAATAATTTCCTGGCCGATAATCCGGGATCTCCATTCAGAGAAGAAGCTTATTTTTACCGTTTTGATTCAGCTTATCTTTTGGCCATCAACAGTTTCCAGGTTTTGATGGAAGAACGGCTAAAAGAAGCAAAGGATTTTTATGAAACCTATAAAAAATATTATCCTGAGGGGCAATATCTTCCGCAGATGAAGGATGCCCTTGAAGATATTAATAACCGTTTACAAAATTTTTAA
- a CDS encoding 5'-nucleotidase C-terminal domain-containing protein, with amino-acid sequence MKLSHLFFGFAAIILMGCKNDSFEVSDISAERIPVNEKIQGDTAIQNFIKPYKEHLNNTLDSALIYNPKLLNKSDGDLNSALGNFMADVVMEQANPVFKARTGKNIDFVLLNKGGIRAELPKGNLTARNAYELMPFENEIVIAELSGKKVKEMLDYLSQAKSAHPVSGIKLTADKDYKIIDARIHGKEIDTNKTYFVATSDYLQQGGDSMNFFKDPVNLYGADYKIRNAIIDYFKKHDTLKAEIDDRYTRQQ; translated from the coding sequence ATGAAGTTATCACATCTTTTTTTTGGATTCGCAGCGATCATTTTAATGGGCTGTAAAAATGACAGTTTTGAAGTCTCTGATATTTCTGCGGAAAGAATTCCGGTGAACGAAAAAATTCAGGGCGATACCGCTATTCAGAATTTTATAAAGCCCTATAAGGAGCATCTTAATAATACGCTCGATTCGGCTTTGATCTACAATCCGAAACTTCTGAATAAAAGCGATGGCGACCTTAATTCTGCCTTAGGAAATTTTATGGCCGATGTGGTCATGGAGCAGGCAAACCCCGTTTTTAAAGCACGTACCGGAAAAAATATCGATTTTGTCCTGCTTAATAAAGGTGGAATTCGTGCAGAACTCCCAAAAGGAAATCTTACCGCGCGAAACGCCTACGAGCTGATGCCTTTCGAAAATGAAATTGTCATTGCTGAACTTTCCGGAAAAAAGGTGAAGGAGATGCTCGATTACCTCAGCCAGGCTAAAAGCGCGCATCCGGTAAGCGGCATCAAATTAACAGCCGACAAAGATTATAAGATCATCGATGCCCGTATTCATGGTAAGGAAATTGATACCAATAAAACCTATTTCGTAGCGACTTCCGATTATTTGCAGCAGGGAGGCGACAGTATGAATTTTTTCAAAGATCCGGTGAATCTCTACGGTGCCGATTATAAGATTCGCAACGCGATCATCGATTATTTTAAAAAACACGATACGCTCAAAGCGGAAATAGACGATCGATATACAAGACAGCAATAA
- the prmC gene encoding peptide chain release factor N(5)-glutamine methyltransferase, with protein MRLSQLKLQFIDHLKDGYPSKEIESFFNILAEKYLGMTRLEVALAPELALNEEQLSAFESALKRLKQHEPVQYITGETEFFGLHFLVDKNVLIPRPETEELVDWIIQDNKELQNLKILDIGTGSGCIAISLAKNLKAEVTAFDISEAALKTARKNAKLNKVDVDFRKLDILKLEKLQERYDIIVSNPPYVREQEKEQMQKNVLDHEPKTALFVDDDDALIFYKKIAELAQVSLRQNGALYFEINQYLHEETRDLVENLGFEAELKKDIFGNYRMLKAVR; from the coding sequence GTGCGGCTGTCACAGTTAAAACTCCAGTTTATAGATCATCTTAAAGATGGATATCCCTCGAAAGAAATTGAATCTTTTTTCAATATTCTTGCGGAAAAGTACCTTGGAATGACGCGGCTGGAAGTTGCTTTGGCGCCGGAATTAGCGCTGAATGAAGAACAGTTGAGTGCATTTGAATCGGCATTGAAAAGATTGAAGCAGCATGAACCCGTACAGTATATCACCGGGGAAACCGAATTTTTCGGACTGCATTTTCTGGTAGATAAAAATGTACTTATCCCTCGTCCCGAAACCGAAGAACTTGTAGATTGGATCATTCAGGATAATAAGGAGTTACAAAATCTTAAAATCCTGGATATAGGCACCGGAAGCGGCTGCATTGCGATAAGCCTTGCAAAAAATTTGAAAGCCGAAGTTACCGCTTTTGATATTTCGGAAGCAGCGCTCAAAACTGCAAGAAAGAACGCTAAATTAAATAAGGTCGATGTCGATTTCCGGAAGCTGGATATATTGAAACTGGAAAAACTGCAAGAGCGGTATGATATCATAGTTTCCAATCCGCCTTATGTGCGTGAGCAGGAAAAGGAACAGATGCAGAAAAATGTCCTGGACCATGAGCCAAAAACGGCGCTCTTTGTTGATGATGACGATGCCTTGATCTTTTATAAAAAAATTGCCGAATTGGCGCAGGTTTCTCTGAGACAGAACGGAGCACTATATTTCGAGATCAACCAGTATCTGCATGAAGAGACCAGAGACCTGGTTGAAAATTTGGGTTTTGAAGCCGAATTAAAAAAAGATATTTTTGGGAATTACCGGATGCTAAAAGCTGTCAGATAA
- the coaBC gene encoding bifunctional phosphopantothenoylcysteine decarboxylase/phosphopantothenate--cysteine ligase CoaBC: protein MSSLKGKKVLLGITGGIAAYKSASLVRLFIKAGAEVKVVMTPAAKEFITPLTLSTLSKNEVYSSFTDEEDENARWNNHVELGLWADFMLLAPATANSLSKMAAGNSDNFLLAVYLSAKCPVFFAPAMDLDMYKHPSTKKSFETLESYGNIMIPAGTGELASGLHGEGRMAEPEEIIYFLENHFTKDLPLKGKKILITAGPTYEAIDPVRFIGNHSSGKMGSELAEVAAGLGAEVTLILGPSHVEVDEKSIRLIRITSTREMYEAATSNFEDCDVFIAAAAVADYKPKNVADQKIKKSGDITLELTKTEDILATLGQRKKHQKLIGFALETNEEEANARKKLEKKNLDFIVLNSLRDKGAGFQEDTNKVTIIYPDHQVKFDLKSKKEVALDILKEVIDLLNA from the coding sequence ATGTCTTCACTAAAGGGCAAGAAAGTTTTATTAGGCATTACCGGTGGTATTGCCGCTTATAAATCTGCCTCTTTGGTTCGCTTATTTATTAAGGCCGGAGCCGAAGTAAAAGTAGTGATGACGCCCGCGGCAAAAGAATTTATTACCCCGCTTACACTTTCCACACTTTCTAAAAATGAAGTTTATTCTTCATTTACCGATGAGGAAGACGAAAATGCTCGCTGGAACAACCACGTAGAACTCGGCCTTTGGGCCGATTTTATGCTTTTAGCCCCTGCTACAGCCAATAGCCTGTCAAAAATGGCAGCCGGCAACAGCGATAATTTTTTGCTTGCCGTTTACCTTTCGGCAAAATGCCCGGTGTTCTTCGCGCCCGCGATGGACCTGGATATGTATAAACACCCATCCACAAAAAAAAGTTTTGAAACGCTTGAGAGTTACGGGAATATTATGATCCCTGCAGGAACCGGTGAACTTGCCAGCGGACTCCACGGCGAAGGCCGAATGGCCGAGCCGGAAGAGATCATCTATTTCCTCGAAAATCATTTTACCAAAGATTTACCTTTAAAAGGAAAAAAAATACTCATTACCGCCGGACCTACTTATGAAGCGATCGATCCGGTTCGATTTATCGGGAATCATTCCAGCGGGAAAATGGGTAGTGAACTTGCTGAAGTAGCTGCGGGTCTTGGTGCTGAGGTGACGCTTATCCTTGGGCCTTCCCATGTGGAAGTGGATGAAAAAAGTATCCGTTTAATACGGATTACAAGTACCCGTGAAATGTATGAGGCGGCGACTTCAAATTTTGAAGATTGTGATGTTTTTATTGCGGCCGCTGCAGTGGCCGATTATAAACCGAAAAATGTTGCCGATCAAAAGATCAAGAAATCGGGAGATATCACCCTGGAACTTACCAAAACTGAGGATATCCTGGCTACATTAGGACAAAGGAAAAAGCATCAGAAACTTATAGGTTTTGCTTTGGAAACAAATGAAGAAGAAGCCAATGCAAGAAAAAAGCTCGAAAAGAAGAATCTTGATTTTATTGTATTAAATTCATTGCGTGACAAGGGCGCGGGATTTCAGGAAGACACCAATAAAGTGACTATCATTTATCCCGATCATCAGGTGAAATTCGATTTAAAATCTAAAAAAGAAGTGGCCTTGGATATTCTAAAAGAAGTTATAGATTTACTAAATGCGTAA
- a CDS encoding DUF4835 family protein: protein MRKVFLLILFFTGMQLCSAQQLNCEVIINAEQTGQANLSVFKTLQRALTEFVNRTNWTERSFQPQERINCSMFITITSFEGESFNGNIQVQSSRPVYGTSLVTPVFNFKDEQLGFNYREFQPLNYSQNTFSSNLVSVISFYVYTIMGLDADTFAPMGGTPYFEEANRIVTTAQQGNYRGWSGADGPRSRFRLNADLLANTYAEYRESLYDYHRLGLDIMAADLLTGKKAIAETFNKLEVMNRRRNNSLLLRVFFDAKADEITSIFSGGPSVNKADLIETLNNIAPRYSKNWRSIQ, encoded by the coding sequence ATGCGTAAGGTTTTTCTTCTAATATTATTTTTTACCGGGATGCAGCTCTGTTCTGCCCAGCAACTCAACTGCGAGGTGATCATCAATGCCGAGCAGACGGGACAGGCAAATCTTTCGGTTTTTAAAACCCTGCAGCGTGCGCTTACAGAATTTGTGAACCGTACGAACTGGACCGAAAGAAGTTTTCAGCCACAGGAGCGCATCAACTGCAGTATGTTCATTACCATTACCAGTTTTGAAGGTGAAAGTTTTAATGGAAATATTCAGGTACAGTCTTCAAGACCGGTATATGGCACCTCACTGGTAACCCCTGTTTTTAATTTTAAAGATGAACAACTGGGCTTCAATTATCGCGAATTTCAGCCGTTAAATTATAGTCAGAATACTTTTAGCTCTAACCTGGTTTCAGTGATTTCTTTCTATGTCTATACTATTATGGGGCTTGATGCCGATACTTTCGCGCCAATGGGTGGAACGCCTTATTTTGAAGAAGCGAATCGCATTGTAACCACCGCCCAACAGGGAAATTACAGGGGCTGGAGCGGCGCCGATGGTCCGCGTTCGAGATTTAGGCTCAATGCCGATTTGCTGGCGAATACTTATGCCGAATATCGCGAGTCACTCTACGATTATCATAGATTGGGGCTTGATATTATGGCTGCAGATCTACTTACCGGAAAAAAAGCCATTGCTGAAACCTTTAATAAACTTGAGGTGATGAACCGCCGACGAAATAATTCGCTGTTGCTTCGGGTGTTTTTTGATGCCAAGGCTGACGAGATAACGTCTATCTTCTCGGGAGGGCCTTCGGTAAATAAGGCCGATCTCATTGAAACATTGAACAATATCGCTCCCCGTTACTCCAAGAACTGGAGAAGTATTCAATGA
- the ligA gene encoding NAD-dependent DNA ligase LigA → MDIKKKIESLREEMEQHNYNYYVLDKPQISDYEFDMKLKELQELEEKHPEFQDENSPTQRVGGAVTKSFATVQHEYRMYSLSNSYSKEELEDWEKRIGKVVEGKVQYVCELKYDGASISLTYENGTLQQAVTRGDGFQGDDVTNNVRTIRSVPLKLKGDYPERFHIRGEIILPYEGFAKMNAERVEIGEEPYANPRNTASGSLKLQDSAEVAKRPLECLLYTITGKNIAISSQFEGLEKARKWGFKVPEESELKNSIDEVLDYINYWDKHRHDLPYETDGVVVKVNDFQQQEELGHTAKSPRWAMAYKFKAEQESTKLKKITYQVGRTGAITPVANLEPVQLAGTIVKRASLHNADQIEKLDVREGDTVFVEKGGEIIPKIVGVDFTKRDPDSEPTKYATHCPECDTELVRAAGEAQHYCPNTNGCPPQIIGRIQHYISRKAMDIEGLGGETVALLVNNDLIENYADLYTLKKEDILPLERMAEKSAENLVNGIEKSKEVPFERVLFALGIRYVGETVAKKLAKHFKNIDALMAASEEELINLDEIGERIAWSVRDFFDSEANVENVKRLREYGVQLEISAEKLANQTDKLGGNTFVISGVFEKVSRDELKKMIEDNGGKVSSSISSKTNYLVAGENMGPSKLAKAEKLGTNIISEDDFLKMVN, encoded by the coding sequence ATGGATATCAAAAAAAAGATAGAAAGCCTTCGCGAGGAAATGGAGCAGCATAATTATAATTATTATGTCCTGGATAAACCGCAGATCAGCGATTATGAATTCGATATGAAGCTGAAGGAACTTCAGGAACTGGAGGAAAAACATCCGGAGTTTCAGGATGAGAATTCGCCTACACAACGCGTGGGTGGTGCCGTTACCAAGAGTTTTGCAACAGTTCAGCATGAATATCGCATGTATTCGCTATCCAATTCATATTCGAAAGAAGAGCTTGAAGACTGGGAAAAACGTATCGGGAAAGTGGTAGAAGGCAAAGTTCAATATGTTTGTGAATTGAAATACGACGGGGCTTCCATCAGCCTTACTTATGAAAACGGCACTTTACAGCAGGCGGTCACCCGCGGCGACGGTTTTCAGGGAGATGATGTGACCAATAATGTGCGTACGATTCGTTCGGTTCCTTTGAAATTAAAAGGTGATTATCCGGAGCGTTTTCATATTCGCGGCGAGATCATTCTGCCTTATGAAGGTTTTGCGAAAATGAATGCCGAGCGCGTGGAAATAGGGGAAGAACCTTATGCAAATCCGAGAAATACGGCTTCGGGAAGTTTGAAATTGCAGGACAGTGCCGAAGTCGCGAAACGTCCGCTGGAATGTTTACTTTATACGATAACCGGGAAAAACATTGCGATAAGTTCCCAATTTGAAGGACTTGAAAAAGCCCGAAAATGGGGTTTCAAAGTACCGGAAGAATCGGAATTGAAAAATTCGATCGATGAAGTTCTGGATTATATCAATTACTGGGACAAGCATCGGCACGATCTTCCTTATGAAACCGATGGGGTGGTGGTGAAGGTGAACGATTTTCAACAGCAGGAAGAGCTTGGGCATACCGCGAAATCACCTCGCTGGGCGATGGCGTACAAATTCAAGGCCGAGCAGGAAAGCACAAAATTGAAAAAGATCACCTACCAGGTGGGAAGAACCGGAGCGATCACGCCGGTGGCAAATCTTGAACCGGTGCAACTGGCGGGAACCATCGTGAAAAGGGCATCCCTTCATAATGCCGACCAGATCGAAAAACTGGATGTACGGGAAGGTGATACTGTTTTTGTTGAAAAAGGAGGTGAAATCATTCCGAAGATCGTGGGTGTTGATTTTACCAAAAGAGATCCCGATTCTGAACCCACAAAATATGCGACCCATTGCCCGGAGTGTGACACCGAGCTTGTGCGGGCCGCCGGGGAAGCACAGCATTACTGCCCGAATACGAATGGATGTCCGCCGCAGATCATTGGCCGAATTCAGCATTATATTTCAAGAAAAGCGATGGATATCGAAGGCCTGGGCGGGGAAACCGTGGCGCTTCTGGTAAATAATGATCTTATTGAAAATTATGCCGATCTCTATACTTTGAAAAAAGAGGATATACTTCCACTGGAACGAATGGCAGAGAAATCGGCTGAAAATTTGGTCAATGGTATTGAGAAATCTAAGGAGGTGCCTTTCGAAAGAGTGCTTTTCGCCCTCGGAATCCGTTATGTGGGTGAAACCGTGGCTAAAAAACTTGCGAAACACTTTAAGAATATCGACGCGCTGATGGCCGCTTCAGAAGAGGAATTGATCAACCTTGATGAGATCGGGGAAAGGATCGCCTGGAGCGTGAGGGACTTTTTTGATTCCGAAGCAAATGTTGAAAATGTCAAACGACTTCGGGAATATGGTGTTCAATTAGAAATTTCAGCGGAAAAACTGGCGAATCAAACCGATAAACTTGGCGGCAATACTTTTGTGATCTCCGGGGTTTTTGAAAAGGTTTCCCGGGATGAGCTTAAGAAAATGATCGAGGACAACGGCGGAAAAGTTTCCAGTTCGATTTCTTCCAAAACTAATTACCTGGTTGCGGGCGAAAATATGGGTCCCAGCAAACTTGCGAAAGCCGAGAAGCTCGGAACGAACATTATAAGCGAAGATGATTTTCTGAAAATGGTTAATTAG